The following proteins come from a genomic window of Miscanthus floridulus cultivar M001 chromosome 2, ASM1932011v1, whole genome shotgun sequence:
- the LOC136535795 gene encoding uncharacterized protein: MCPSDDGEETLAALIQASRTPEGREGLSDVLADTLFLLPASPSRLLLLRLRLLRNLLAGHELNQYAFIERCGPAAVAASVLSIPSLAPDVARAALQALGNAALAGEFHRDAVWEALFPEALREFAGLRDQGVLDPLCMVLDTCCGGEGGRGRLEELCHQELGLPILVQVVTTASQVGHKEEWLEWLLFKVSVEEQKFESLFYALCSTNDVERTDSGEYNAKHVFLLGMLARCLNSHPKEVTVSDSFAHDVFNLHKHAAETVNFVHRGTSPLPTGNPAIDVLGYTLQLLRDICAWESTSSDTQRPVDSLLQTGFVKRLLRYLGELEPPSTIRKSMAGGQGDNHPALENAKVCPYIGYRRDLVAVIANCLHGRKKVQDEIRQLGGIMLLLQQCVIDEDNPYLREWGLLAVKNLLEENEENQKEVSELEMQEPVITPEIANIGLKVEIDKETGRPKLVNTSDI, encoded by the exons ATGTGTCCATCCGACGACGGCGAGGAGACCCTCGCCGCGTTGATACAAGCCTCCAGGACCCCTGAGGGCCGGGAGGGCCTCTCCGACGTGCTCGCCGAcaccctcttcctcctcccggcCTCCCCGTCGcgcctcctgctcctgcgcctcCGCCTCCTCCGCAACCTCCTCGCGGGCCACGAGCTCAACCAGTACGCCTTCATCGAGCGCTGCggccccgccgccgtcgccgcctccgTGCTCTCCATCCCCTCGCTCGCCCCCGACGTGGCGCGCGCCGCGCTCCAGGCGCTCGGGAACGCCGCGCTCGCCGGGGAGTTCCACCGCGACGCCGTCTGGGAGGCGCTCTTCCCCGAGGCGCTGCGGGAGTTCGCGGGGCTCAGGGACCAGGGAGTCCTGGATCCCCTGTGCATGGTCCTCGACACGTGCTGCGGCGGGGAAGGCGGTCGCGGGAGGCTCGAGGAGCTGTGCCACCAGGAGCTGGGCCTTCCCATCCTCGTCCAAGTTGTCACTACGGCCTCGCAAG TGGGGCACAAGGAAGAGTGGTTAGAGTGGCTTCTGTTCAAAGTCTCTGTTGAGGAGCAGAAGTTTGAGAGCTTGTTCTATGCCTTATGCTCCACTAATGATGTTGAGCGCACAGACAGTGGCGAGTATAATGCTAAGCATGTTTTTCTTCTGGGTATGCTGGCAAGGTGTTTGAACAGCCATCCCAAAGAAGTTACTGTCTCGGACAGTTTTGCACATGATGTTTTCAATCTACACAAGCATGCTGCCGAAACTGTGAATTTTGTTCACCGAGGTACCTCCCCTCTTCCAACTGGCAATCCTGCAATCGATGTCCTTGGATATACACTGCAGCTCCTGAGGGACATCTGTGCCTGGGAATCCACCTCATCAGATACTCAACGCCCTGTTGACTCACTATTGCAGACTGGCTTTGTAAAGCGCCTTCTGAGATACCTAGGTGAGCTTGAGCCACCAAGTACAATCAGAAAATCGATGGCAGGAGGACAAGGAGATAACCATCCAGCTCTTGAAAATGCAAAGGTCTGCCCATACATTGGTTACAGGAGAGATTTGGTTGCGGTCATTGCTAATTGCTTACACGGAAGGAAGAAGGTGCAGGATGAGATTAGGCAGTTAGGTGGGATCATGTTGCTGCTGCAGCAGTGTGTCATCGATGAAGACAATCCATACTTGAGGGAGTGGGGTCTGCTGGCTGTTAAGAACTTGCTTGAAGAAAATGAAGAAAATCAGAAGGAGGTTTCTGAACTTGAGATGCAGGAACCTGTTATAACTCCAGAGATTGCTAACATAGGTCTAAAGGTGGAGATAGACAAGGAAACAGGTCGTCCAAAACTGGTCAATACTTCTGAT ATTTGA